The following coding sequences lie in one Arthrobacter sp. SLBN-122 genomic window:
- a CDS encoding 3-oxoacyl-ACP synthase III: MAGNATFRHSNTALLSVSSVEAPRIVSSTDFDRHLASTLKRLKFPPRLLERVAGITHRRWWAPGTSFDDAAVEAGAKALAEAGIEASDVGLLINTSVTRRNLEPSVAVKIHHGLGLPSSAMNFDLANACLGFVNALTLAANMIDSGQIRYAVIVNGEDAQLTQEATLARLQRPETTRDDFNREFATLTLGSGAAAAVLGPADEHPGAHRVVGGVMRAGTEHHELCVGGIDGMHTDTKGLLDGGLQLVVDAWHEAQPEWDWAAMDRYVTHQVSNAYTQAIIDAIDLDPGKVPITFPHWGNVGPASLPMTLAAEAQSLGAGDRVLCMGVGSGLNTAMLEIVW, encoded by the coding sequence TTGGCAGGTAATGCAACCTTCCGCCACAGCAACACTGCGCTGCTTTCGGTGAGCAGCGTCGAGGCTCCGAGGATCGTCAGTTCCACGGACTTCGACCGCCACCTGGCGTCCACGCTGAAGCGGCTGAAGTTTCCGCCCCGCCTGCTTGAGCGCGTCGCGGGCATCACTCACCGCCGGTGGTGGGCCCCTGGAACATCGTTCGACGATGCCGCCGTCGAAGCCGGCGCCAAGGCACTGGCGGAGGCCGGCATCGAGGCCTCCGACGTCGGACTGCTGATCAACACCTCGGTGACGCGGCGCAACCTCGAACCGTCCGTGGCGGTGAAGATCCACCACGGCCTCGGCCTGCCGTCGTCGGCCATGAACTTCGACCTTGCCAACGCCTGCCTGGGGTTTGTGAATGCCCTGACCCTGGCTGCGAACATGATCGACTCGGGACAGATCCGGTACGCGGTCATCGTCAATGGCGAGGACGCCCAGCTGACGCAGGAAGCCACCCTTGCCCGGCTGCAGCGGCCCGAAACCACCCGCGACGACTTCAACCGCGAGTTCGCCACCCTGACGCTGGGATCCGGGGCCGCCGCGGCCGTCCTGGGACCGGCCGATGAGCACCCCGGTGCGCATCGGGTGGTGGGCGGTGTGATGCGCGCCGGCACCGAGCACCACGAATTGTGCGTCGGCGGCATCGACGGCATGCACACCGACACGAAAGGCCTGCTCGACGGCGGCCTTCAGCTGGTGGTCGATGCGTGGCATGAAGCGCAGCCCGAGTGGGACTGGGCTGCCATGGACCGCTACGTCACCCACCAGGTCAGCAACGCCTACACCCAGGCCATCATTGACGCGATCGACCTCGACCCCGGCAAGGTGCCCATCACGTTCCCGCACTGGGGCAACGTGGGACCTGCGTCGCTGCCCATGACGCTTGCGGCCGAGGCACAGTCCCTGGGAGCCGGGGACCGGGTCCTGTGCATGGGTGTGGGTTCGGGCCTGAACACCGCAATGCTGGAAATCGTTTGGTGA